The Metabacillus sediminilitoris genome window below encodes:
- a CDS encoding glycerol-3-phosphate dehydrogenase/oxidase, with amino-acid sequence MSFSSEKRNEVLQQLEAVNYDVLVIGGGITGCGIALDAQTRGMKTALVEMQDFAAGTSSRSTKLVHGGLRYLKQFEVKMVAEVGKERAIVYENGPHVTTPEWMLLPIHEGGTFGKFSTSIGLLVYDFLAGVKSSERRSMLSIEETLKREPLLKKEGLKGGGYYVEYKTDDARLTIEVVKEAVKQGATAINYTKVEQFIYENGVVKGVIVVDQVTNKSISIYAKKIVNAAGPWVDTLREKDNSKQGKSLQLTKGIHLVIDQSRFPLNQAVYFDTPDGRMVFAIPRDGKTYVGTTDTVYKGDLAHPRMTTEDREYVIDAINYMFPFLNITVKDVESSWTGLRPLIHEDGKDPSEISRKDEIWTSDSGLITIAGGKLTGYRKMAEIVVDLLVKKFKEEDGRTFSDCITKTLPISGGNVGGSKQFPAFVEEKVKKGIKIGLSREEAEKLVKRYGSNVDEVFKYSKFHLENSSDMELPLYVFLQLIYSINEEMTTKPIDFFNRRTGTLLFDIHWAREWKDKVVTYMAAALEWNGEQTCNYQKELEQHIEDAYTALDEETKEKVS; translated from the coding sequence ATGAGTTTTTCAAGTGAAAAACGAAACGAAGTTTTGCAGCAGCTAGAAGCTGTGAATTATGATGTACTTGTCATCGGAGGTGGCATTACAGGCTGCGGAATCGCGCTGGATGCTCAAACGCGGGGAATGAAAACAGCATTAGTGGAAATGCAGGACTTTGCCGCTGGGACATCAAGTCGATCAACGAAACTCGTACATGGCGGGCTGCGTTATCTAAAACAATTCGAAGTGAAAATGGTGGCCGAGGTTGGTAAAGAGAGAGCCATTGTTTACGAAAATGGTCCACACGTTACAACACCAGAGTGGATGCTTCTTCCGATCCATGAGGGAGGGACGTTTGGAAAGTTCTCTACTTCGATTGGTCTCTTAGTATACGATTTTTTAGCAGGAGTAAAAAGCAGTGAACGCCGCTCCATGTTAAGTATCGAAGAAACGCTAAAACGTGAGCCTCTATTAAAAAAGGAAGGTTTAAAAGGCGGCGGATATTATGTGGAATACAAAACAGATGATGCACGGTTAACCATTGAGGTTGTAAAAGAAGCTGTTAAGCAAGGAGCCACTGCGATAAATTATACAAAGGTCGAACAATTTATCTATGAAAACGGCGTCGTAAAAGGAGTCATTGTTGTTGACCAAGTAACAAACAAGTCAATTTCCATCTATGCAAAAAAAATCGTCAATGCCGCAGGTCCTTGGGTCGATACATTGCGGGAAAAAGACAACTCCAAACAAGGAAAGTCCTTGCAATTAACAAAAGGAATTCACCTTGTCATTGATCAAAGCCGGTTTCCGCTCAACCAAGCTGTTTACTTTGACACACCTGATGGTCGCATGGTGTTTGCGATCCCAAGAGACGGAAAAACCTATGTCGGAACAACAGATACTGTCTATAAAGGAGATCTTGCCCATCCAAGAATGACAACAGAGGATCGGGAATATGTCATAGATGCGATTAATTACATGTTCCCTTTCTTAAATATCACTGTCAAAGACGTTGAATCGAGCTGGACAGGATTGCGCCCATTGATTCATGAAGATGGGAAAGATCCATCGGAAATATCGCGCAAAGACGAAATATGGACATCTGATTCAGGGCTTATCACGATTGCAGGCGGGAAGCTGACAGGCTACCGTAAAATGGCAGAAATCGTTGTTGATCTACTTGTGAAAAAATTCAAAGAGGAAGACGGAAGAACATTTTCCGATTGCATAACAAAAACACTGCCGATCTCAGGAGGAAATGTGGGCGGCTCGAAACAGTTCCCTGCCTTTGTAGAAGAAAAGGTGAAGAAAGGTATTAAAATCGGACTATCAAGGGAAGAAGCCGAAAAGCTTGTTAAAAGATATGGATCAAATGTTGACGAAGTATTTAAATATAGTAAATTTCATTTGGAAAATTCGTCAGATATGGAATTGCCGCTTTATGTGTTTTTACAACTCATCTATTCGATCAACGAAGAAATGACAACAAAACCTATCGACTTTTTCAATCGCAGAACAGGCACATTATTATTTGATATTCATTGGGCAAGGGAATGGAAGGATAAAGTCGTTACCTATATGGCTGCTGCTTTGGAATGGAATGGGGAACAAACTTGCAACTATCAAAAAGAATTGGAACAACATATAGAAGATGCTTATACAGCTTTAGATGAAGAGACGAAGGAAAAAGTAAGTTGA
- the glpK gene encoding glycerol kinase GlpK has translation MEKYILALDQGTTSSRAILFNKKGEVFYQSQAEFKQYFPKPGWVEHNPDEIWSSILAVIASCLSESGVKANQIAGIGITNQRETTVVWDKETGRPVYNAIVWQSRQTDEICEELKDKGYHDMFHQKTGLLIDPYFSGTKVKWILDHIEGARERAEKGQLLFGTIDTWLIWKLTGGNAHITDYSNASRTLMFNIYDLTWDDELLGILDIPKSMLPKVKSSSEVYAHTVAYHFFGESVPIAGVAGDQQAALFGQACYEKGMAKNTYGTGCFMLMNTGEKAVSSDHGLLTTIAWGMNGKVEYALEGSIFVAGSAIQWLRDGLRMIKDAKHSEEYASRVISADGVYVVPAFVGLGTPYWDSDVRGAVFGLTRGTTKEHFIRATLESLAYQTKDVVGAMEQDSGIKLKTLRVDGGAVKNDFLMQFQSDILNVPVERPAINETTALGAAYLAGLAVGYWKDQAEISQKWNRDISIKPQMEESTRDQLYCGWKKAVHAASVFK, from the coding sequence ATGGAAAAATATATATTGGCGCTAGATCAAGGAACAACTAGTTCCAGAGCAATTCTTTTTAACAAAAAAGGCGAGGTTTTCTATCAGTCACAGGCTGAGTTCAAGCAATACTTTCCGAAGCCAGGCTGGGTAGAGCATAATCCGGACGAAATTTGGAGCTCTATTTTAGCAGTCATCGCGTCTTGTTTATCAGAATCAGGTGTGAAAGCGAATCAAATTGCTGGCATTGGCATCACAAATCAACGTGAAACAACGGTTGTCTGGGATAAAGAAACAGGAAGGCCTGTTTACAATGCGATTGTCTGGCAATCCCGTCAAACAGATGAAATTTGTGAAGAGTTAAAGGATAAAGGCTATCATGACATGTTTCATCAAAAAACAGGGCTCTTGATTGACCCTTATTTTTCTGGAACGAAAGTGAAATGGATATTAGACCATATCGAGGGAGCAAGAGAAAGAGCGGAAAAAGGACAACTATTATTCGGAACAATCGATACATGGCTGATTTGGAAATTGACGGGAGGAAATGCCCATATAACAGATTACTCGAATGCTTCGAGAACGTTAATGTTTAATATCTATGATTTAACGTGGGATGACGAGCTTCTCGGCATTCTTGATATACCTAAGTCCATGCTGCCGAAAGTGAAGTCTTCTTCAGAGGTGTATGCTCATACGGTTGCCTATCACTTTTTTGGGGAATCTGTGCCGATTGCAGGTGTAGCAGGCGATCAGCAAGCAGCTTTATTTGGTCAGGCGTGTTATGAAAAAGGAATGGCCAAAAACACATATGGCACAGGCTGTTTTATGTTAATGAATACAGGAGAAAAAGCCGTCTCCTCTGATCATGGTTTATTAACGACGATTGCTTGGGGAATGAATGGGAAAGTAGAGTACGCATTAGAGGGAAGCATTTTTGTCGCAGGCTCTGCAATTCAGTGGCTGCGTGATGGCTTACGAATGATCAAGGATGCCAAGCATAGCGAAGAATACGCTTCAAGGGTTATATCAGCTGATGGCGTGTATGTTGTTCCGGCATTTGTCGGCTTGGGCACCCCTTATTGGGATAGTGATGTAAGGGGAGCAGTTTTTGGGTTAACACGCGGCACAACAAAAGAACATTTTATTAGGGCTACTTTAGAATCGCTCGCTTACCAGACAAAAGACGTAGTGGGAGCGATGGAGCAGGATTCTGGGATTAAGCTAAAGACATTGCGTGTCGATGGCGGGGCCGTCAAAAATGATTTCCTTATGCAATTTCAAAGCGATATCTTAAATGTTCCAGTTGAAAGGCCAGCAATAAATGAAACAACAGCATTAGGAGCGGCCTATCTAGCTGGATTAGCTGTAGGCTACTGGAAGGATCAAGCAGAGATATCACAAAAATGGAATCGAGATATCTCGATCAAACCGCAAATGGAAGAATCAACAAGAGACCAGTTATATTGTGGCTGGAAAAAGGCCGTTCATGCAGCAAGTGTTTTTAAATAA
- a CDS encoding AEC family transporter: MDFFLILIPIFGIFALGFIGQKKIGFDTKTISTMALYLMSPVLVFRTFYTTKFDLTYFYMTLYTFALCFCLIAVVYIIAFIRKYSVKETCGMILASSFMNNGNYGTPVVLLLFGAVGLDYAIVLMVIQQLVMCTVGVYYAAKGSPEGDGVRSAIRAVQRMPMVYGAALGFVLQAFHVKLGNSITEAVNMVADAAIPTVMIVLGMQLAKISVKNLEREKVSLSLLTKLAISPGIAYLLTLFLPVDEMVKQIMIIMAAMPTAANTTMYALQYNTEPEFVSSATLISTSLSLATLPVIFMIVL; encoded by the coding sequence GTGGATTTCTTCCTTATCCTTATTCCAATATTCGGCATCTTTGCACTCGGCTTTATAGGTCAAAAGAAAATTGGATTCGATACGAAAACGATATCGACAATGGCTCTTTATTTAATGTCACCTGTTTTAGTCTTCCGAACCTTTTATACAACGAAGTTTGATCTGACCTATTTTTATATGACACTTTATACATTTGCCCTTTGTTTTTGTTTAATTGCGGTTGTCTATATCATTGCATTTATACGCAAATACTCGGTTAAGGAAACATGCGGCATGATCCTGGCTTCCTCGTTTATGAATAATGGAAATTACGGAACCCCTGTTGTTCTATTGCTATTCGGAGCAGTAGGTCTCGATTATGCGATTGTTTTAATGGTGATCCAACAGCTTGTCATGTGTACGGTAGGTGTCTATTATGCTGCAAAAGGAAGCCCTGAAGGAGATGGGGTGCGCTCTGCTATCCGGGCGGTGCAGCGGATGCCTATGGTTTATGGGGCAGCATTAGGGTTTGTGCTTCAAGCCTTTCATGTCAAATTGGGAAATTCCATTACAGAGGCAGTAAATATGGTGGCGGATGCAGCCATTCCAACCGTTATGATTGTCTTGGGCATGCAGCTCGCAAAAATATCGGTGAAAAACCTTGAGAGGGAAAAAGTTTCTCTCTCTCTTCTAACGAAATTAGCAATTTCACCAGGAATCGCTTATCTGCTTACATTGTTTTTGCCTGTTGACGAAATGGTCAAGCAAATCATGATTATTATGGCAGCGATGCCGACAGCAGCGAATACGACAATGTACGCCCTGCAGTATAATACAGAACCAGAATTCGTTTCGAGTGCGACGCTTATTAGCACCTCGCTAAGTTTAGCGACATTGCCAGTCATTTTTATGATTGTTCTTTGA